A part of Cotesia glomerata isolate CgM1 linkage group LG4, MPM_Cglom_v2.3, whole genome shotgun sequence genomic DNA contains:
- the LOC123264118 gene encoding cysteine dioxygenase type 1: MSTCSNNTCKLIKRAKLNNIDDGIEEDQVIVNVDETLTITLEELIKELYEEFKTNNVNVDRIQALMASYDSNPEDWKKYAKFDCDRYTRNLVDEGNGKFNLIVLCWNPAQGSAIHDHSDSHCVMKILQGQLIETLYTWPRENPKYPGKVAVDELESNVLQTNDVCYINDSIGLHRMENPSKTEPAVSLHLYSPPYSSCNAFDRQTGNRTPCKVTFWSKYGMKN; encoded by the exons ATGTCAACTTGTAGCAACAACAcgtgtaaattaataaaacgcGCTAAATTGAACAATATCGATGATGGTATCGAAGAGGATCAAGTTATCGTGAATGTTGACGAAACTCTAACGATTACTCTCGAGGAACTTATTAAAGAATTGTACGAGGAATTTAAAACAAACAATGTTAATGTCGATCGAATTCAGGCATTGATGGCTTCGTACGATAGCAACCCTGAAGATTGGAAGAAATACGCTAAATTTGATTGTGAtcg aTACACAAGAAATTTAGTTGACGAAGGAAACGGAAAATTCAATCTAATAGTCCTTTGTTGGAATCCGGCTCAAGGATCCGCAATTCACGACCACTCTGACTCACATTGTGTAATGAAAATTCTCCAAGGTCAGCTGATCGAG ACATTATACACCTGGCCTCGAGAGAACCCGAAGTATCCTGGAAAGGTCGCCGTAGACGAACTCGAGTCAAACGTACTGCAAACGAATGATGTGTGTTACATCAATGACTCGATCGGGCTTCATCGCATGGAGAACCCGAGCAAGACCGAACCGGCAGTATCTTTGCACCTGTACTCCCCACCATATTCATCCTGCAATGCCTTTGACAGACAAACCGGGAACCGGACACCTTGTAAGGTCACATTCTGGTCTAAATATggcatgaaaaattaa
- the LOC123263903 gene encoding prion-like-(Q/N-rich) domain-bearing protein 25 — MYTWCSEDKRCACRPNYGKLNDTACAPLVGEHCWGDNLCATKNSVCIDNTCQCSINYSQFDSKCIRDYLEASCRIDNDCKSIHYTKCSEEKKCQCRENHIQLSNITCAPLLGEFCSKSGDCAPANSFCIYYECQCKENYKRKSNNQCLASFLGQSCQQNSDCEGIKYSECIDNKCQCKSNYVAAENNAECKSLLNGHCDNDFDCFLFNADCIDNECQCSPNFRPQSNKKCLLIYTDVSCDNDRQCRAAKHAMCSQSGKCKCNDGHVAVDDKTCVPLLGENCQKKCATWNTTCIDNECQCNPGYMLQNDNHCQPTRLGLHCHYNTDCDAVKHAQCSENICACKQNYLEINKTLCAPALGGFCTTDEPCVVENAVCIDNQCQCKRYFIPLANDYCIFESDHKFCRNDNDCSEISNAFCVKNECQCKAKHIAINKTSCKPFLSGDCTKNDDCGTHNSVCIHNECQCKHNYTAMSNFYCMLSVLGGSCRDNADCMSMRNAVCSGGICVCNNDYFAVNEKDCAPTVGGHCSVESQCFSDSMICIDNECQCDIGLESVSIIQCASAIVLLLPSNVSDTIYTIDTID, encoded by the exons ATGTACACATGGTGTTCCGAGGATAAACGTTGTGCTTGCCGACCAAATTATGGGAAGCTTAATGACACCGCTTGCGCACCATTAGTCGGCGAACATTGTTGGGGCGATAATCTTTGCGCAACCAAAAATTCCGTCTGCATTGATAATACGTGTCAATGCAGCATTAATTACTCACAATTCGACTCTAAGTGCATCCgag atTACTTAGAAGCTTCTTGCCGTATTGATAATGATTGTAAGTCAATACATTACACGAAATGTtccgaagaaaaaaaatgtcaatgcaGAGAAAATCATATCCAGTTGAGTAATATCACCTGTGCGCCGCTTTTAGGTGAATTTTGTTCGAAAAGCGGAGACTGTGCGCCAGCGAACTCTTTCTGCATTTACTATGAGTGTCAATGCAAGGAAAATTATAAACGGAAATCAAATAATCAATGCTTGGCTAGTTTCCTGGGTCAGTCATGCCAGCAAAATAGTGATTGCGAAGGGATAAAATATTCAGAGTGCATCGACAATAAATGTCAATGCAAGTCAAATTACGTAGCAGCAGAAAACAACGCAGAATGTAAAAGTTTGTTGAACGGTCACTGTGACAACGACTTTGATTGTTTTCTCTTCAATGCCGACTGTATTGACAATGAGTGTCAATGCTCACCTAATTTTCGGCCGCAGTCGAACAAAAAATGTCTTCTGA TTTACACAGACGTGTCATGTGACAATGACAGACAATGCAGAGCAGCAAAACATGCCATGTGTTCACAGTCCGGTAAATGTAAATGCAATGACGGACATGTGGCAGTAGATGACAAGACGTGTGTGCCACTTTTGGGcgaaaattgtcaaaaaaaatgcGCGACCTGGAATACAACCTGCATTGATAATGAGTGCCAATGCAACCCTGGTTACATGTTGCAGAATGACAATCACTGTCAACCGA CACGGTTGGGTCTGCATTGCCATTACAACACAGATTGTGATGCCGTAAAGCATGCGCAGTGTTCTGAAAATATATGTGCATGCAAACAAAACTaccttgaaataaataaaacattgtGTGCGCCAGCGCTGGGCGGATTTTGTACCACAGACGAGCCCTGCGTAGTAGAGAATGCAGTGTGTATTGATAATCAGTGCCAATGCAAGAGATATTTCATTCCTTTAGCTAATGATTACTGTATTTTCG aGTCTGATCATAAGTTCTGCCGCAATGACAATGACTGTAGTGAGATAAGTAACGCCTTCTGTGTGAAAAATGAGTGTCAATGTAAAGCAAAACACATTGCGATAAACAAAACGTCCTGTAAGCCGTTTCTAAGCGGTGATTGTACGAAAAATGACGATTGTGGGACGCATAACTCGGTTTGCATTCATAACGAGTGTCAATGCAAGCATAATTACACTGCCATGtccaatttttattgtatgctTT cgGTCTTGGGAGGAAGTTGTCGTGACAATGCAGATTGCATGTCAATGAGGAACGCAGTGTGTTCCGGTGGAATTTGCGTTTGTAATAATGATTACTTTGCAGTAAACGAAAAAGATTGTGCGCCTACTGTAGGCGGTCATTGCTCTGTAGAGTCTCAGTGTTTTTCAGACAGTATGATCTGCATTGATAATGAATGTCAGTGCGACATTGGATTAGAATCTGTGTCGATAATTCAATGTGCTTCAG ctatTGTACTTTTATTACCTTCAAATGTGTCTGATACAATCTACACAATCGACACAATCGACTAA